From a region of the Oryza sativa Japonica Group chromosome 6, ASM3414082v1 genome:
- the LOC4340548 gene encoding uncharacterized protein, with amino-acid sequence MHRAMRLRGLLRPQLLRTHETGGALVVGLGEPGGSAVARRPPPLPFGDGRRRPSSRFYCSKGGVGSVEAAVGSGGGGSSSSSSEQEHARLGERDQKEWLSGERFVTGCRRRESPFLTKRERFRDQFLRRVVPWEKATLSWRSFPYYVDEDARQLLSDCVAAHLRHKDVALEYGSRLQSSGGRILLQSLSGTELYRERLVKALAHELRVPLLVLDSSVLAPYDFGEDCSESEEEDDHAESEDEGSVSEVEDEGDDDEEKSGESDDDDAIKSVEDLKKLVPCTLEEFAKRVASAQGSSSTSESSDTAESPEDGKRPLQKGDRVKYVGASVLVEADHRINLGQIPTQEGGTNAYTSINGRTLSNGQRGEVYEINGDQAAVIFDPSEDKLSDDKKDEASKEHLAKPAVCWVDTQDIELDHDIQAEDWHIAIEALREVLPSLQPAIVYFPDSSQWLSRAVPRSNRREFVEKVEEVFDQLTGSLVLICGQNITEAAPKEKEPKTLVFHNLARLSPLTSSLKRLVGGLKARKPSKSNDISKLFRNKFFIPLPKDDEQLRVFNNQIEEDRKIIISRHNLVEMHKVLEEHELSCEDLLHVKLEGIILTKQRAEKVIGWARSHYLSSVTCPSIKGDRLIIPRESLDLAIGRLKAQEASSRKSSEKIKILAKDEFERNFISAVVPPNEIGVKFDDIGALEDVKKTLDELVTLPMRRPELFSHGNLLRPCKGILLFGPPGTGKTLLAKALATEAGANFISITGSNLTSKWFGDAEKLTKALFSFASRLAPVIIFVDEVDSLLGARGGAFEHEATRRMRNEFMAAWDGLRSKENQRILILGATNRPFDLDDAVIRRLPRRIYVDLPDSQNRMKILKILLAKENLESDFRFDELANATEGYSGSDLKNLCIAAAYRPVHELLEEEKGGVSGTKISLRPLKLEDFVQAKAKVSPSVAFDATSMNELRKWNEQYGEGGSRSKSPFGFGS; translated from the exons ATGCATCGCGCGATGCGGCTGCGCGGCCTCCTGCGCCCGCAGCTCCTGCGCACGCATGAGACCGGAGGCGCGCTTGTCGTGGGGCTCGGAGAGCCTGGCGGGAGCGCGGTGGCGCGGAGGCCGCCTCCCCTGCCTttcggcgacgggcggcggcggccgtcgtccCGGTTCTACTGCTCCAAGGGCGGCGTCGGCAGCGTGGAGGCGGCTGtggggagcggcggaggcggtagtagtagcagcagcagcgagcagGAGCACGCGCGGCTCGGGGAGAGGGACCAGAAGGAATGGCTGAGCGGCGAGCGGTTCGTCACCGGCTGCAGGAGGCGGGAGTCTCCATTCCTCACCAAGCGGGAGCGCTTCCGCGACCAGTTCCTGCGCCGCGTCGTGCCATGGGAGAAGGCCACCCTCTCCTGGCGCAGCTTCCCGTACTACGTCGA TGAGGACGCAAGGCAGCTGCTGAGTGATTGTGTGGCGGCACACCTGCGCCACAAAGATGTCGCTCTGGAGTATGGTTCTCGGCTGCAGTCCTCTGGTGGGAGGATATTGCTCCAGAGCTTGTCAG GAACTGAGCTCTACCGGGAGAGATTGGTAAAAGCACTTGCCCATGAGCTACGCGTGCCACTGTTGGTTTTGGACAGCAGTGTTCTAGCTCCATAT GATTTTGGTGAAGATTGTTCAGAgagtgaggaagaagatgatcaTGCAGAATCTGAAGATGAAGGGTCTGTGTCAGAGGTGGAAGATGAAggcgatgatgatgaagaaaaaTCAGGTGAaagcgatgatgatgatgctatTAAATCCGTGGAAGACCTCAAGAAGCTTGTTCCATGCACTCTTGAGGAATTTGCAAAG AGAGTTGCTAGTGCCCAGGGAAGTTCATCAACATCAGAATCCTCTGACACTGCTGAGTCTCCTGAAGATGGGAAAAGGCCGCTCCAAAAGG GAGATAGGGTCAAGTATGTTGGAGCATCAGTGCTTGTTGAAGCAGATCACAG GATCAATTTGGGGCAAATTCCTACTCAAGAGGGAGGAACAAATGCCTATACTTCTATTAATGGCAG GACATTATCAAATGGACAGCGTGGAGAGGTGTATGAGATCAATGGCGATCAAGCAGCTGTTATATTTGATCCTTCTGAAGACAAGCTGTCTGATGATAAAAAAGATGAAGCTAGCAAAGAGCATCTTGCTAAACCAGCAGTTTGTTGGGTCGACA CTCAGGATATTGAGCTTGACCATGATATACAGGCAGAAGATTGGCACATCGCAATCGAAGCACTTCGTGAG GTACTGCCATCTCTACAGCCAGCCATTGTTTACTTTCCTGATAGTTCCCAGTGGCTGTCTAGGGCAGTTCCAAGATCAAATCGCAGGGAGTTTGTTGAAAAGGTAGAAGAAGTGTTTGACCAGCTTACTGGGTCTTTAGTTTTGATATGTGGACAAAATATAACTGAGGCAGCGCCCAAGGAAAAAGAGCCG AAGACGCTAGTGTTCCACAATCTTGCTCGCCTATCTCCACTG ACATCATCCTTGAAGCGGCTGGTAGGTGGGCTAAAAGCGCGGAAGCCTTCAAAGTCAAATGACATATCAAAGCTCTTCAGAAATAAATTCTTTATTCCTCTTCCAAAG GATGATGAACAGCTGAGAGTTTTCAATAACCAGATTGAGGAGGACAGAAAAATAATTATCTCAAGGCATAACCTTGTAGAAATGCACAAG GTGCTTGAAGAGCATGAGCTATCATGTGAGGATCTTTTGCATGTGAAATTGGAGGGCATTATTTTGACAAAACAAA GAGCAGAGAAGGTCATTGGATGGGCTAGAAGTCACTATTTATCATCAGTGACGTGTCCCTCTATAAAGGGTGACAGGCTGATCATTCCCCGTGAGAG TCTGGACCTAGCAATTGGAAGGTTAAAGGCACAGGAGGCTTCATCGAGGAAGTCTTCTGAAAAAATTAAG ATTTTGGCAAAAGATGAATTCGAGCGCAATTTCATTTCAGCAGTTGTACCTCCCAATGAAATTGGAGTAAAATTTGATGATATTGGTGCTCTTGAGGATGTTAAGAAGACACTGGATGAACTTGTTACTCTTCCAATGAGGAGACCAGAGCTTTTTTCTCATGGGAACTTGTTAAGG CCTTGCAAAGGTATATTGCTTTTTGGACCTCCAGGGACAGGGAAAACACTTTTGGCAAAGGCACTTGCAACAGAAGCTGGAGCAAATTTTATCAGCATAACTGGTTCTAATCTTACATCAAAG TGGTTTGGAGACGCTGAGAAGCTCACTAAGGCCCTTTTCTCCTTTGCTAGTCGGCTAGCACCTGTTATCATATTTGTGGACGAG GTTGATAGCTTACTTGGTGCAAGAGGTGGTGCATTTGAACACGAAGCAACAAGAAGAATGCGGAATGAATTCATGGCAGCTTGGGATGGTTTAAGATCCAAAGAGAACCAAAGGATCCTTATTCTTGGTGCAACAAACCGTCCATTTGATCTAGATGATGCAGTAATTCGGCGTTTACCTAGGCG GATATACGTTGACCTTCCGGACTCACAGAATCGAATGAAAATTCTGAAGATTTTACTTGCAAAAGAAAACCTGGAATCTGATTTCAGATTTGACGAACTAGCCAATGCAACTGAGGGTTACTCTGGTAGTGACTTGAAG AACCTATGCATCGCAGCTGCGTACAGACCAGTTCATGAGCTTCtagaagaagaaaag GGAGGCGTTAGTGGCACAAAAATATCTTTGAGGCCCTTAAAGTTGGAGGATTTTGTGCAAGCAAAAGCAAAG GTAAGTCCATCCGTCGCTTTTGACGCCACGAGCATGAACGAGTTACGAAAATGGAACGAGCAGTACGGGGAAGGTGGAAGCAGGAGTAAATCACCATTTGGGTTCGGCAGCTAA
- the LOC4340549 gene encoding LOW QUALITY PROTEIN: uncharacterized protein (The sequence of the model RefSeq protein was modified relative to this genomic sequence to represent the inferred CDS: inserted 1 base in 1 codon), giving the protein MQVLRYHKENWKYIAAALSKSGNAFDHTRFLVTISESEKATLCDRARRLLSKPIRFFNEMQELFTGSSADGSLAMDQNTCMNDSDGSNSDDSRDMLDLNCYTQPEEPTGEDSDTLPSPTTNATVDNSSSGSQGKKKRPRGNKSPTKSHXKSKSRFAESNDEIATTMKSLRETLATTAPPPMPQLTDPHAILWQKLEAIPMTPDQRVLVGEYLSDKENKGKRGWLCNASDATLNAWVFKFLCEKDGLNL; this is encoded by the exons ATGCAGGTTTTAAG GTATCACAAAGAAAATTGGAAGTATATTGCAGCAGCATTGAGCAAGAGTGGCAACGCATTTGACCATACAAGATTCTTGGTGACTATTTCAGAATCTGAAAAGGCAACGCTATGT GATAGAGCAAGACGCCTACTCTCTAAGCCCATCAGATTCTTTAATGAGATGCAGGAGCTATTCACGGGATCTAGTGCCGATGGTTCTTTGGCTATGGATCAAAACACATGCATGAACGATAGTGATGGTTCAAATAGCGATGATTCAAGAGATATGCTTGACCTCAACTGCTACACACAACCTGAAGAGCCAACTGGTGAGGATTCTGACACTTTGCCATCTCCAACCACGAATGCAACTGTTGACAACTCTTCCAGCGGTAGTCAAGGTAAAAAGAAGCGTCCAAGAGGCAACAAATCACCAACTAAAAGCC AAAAAAGCAAGAGTCGCTTTGCCGAGTCCAATGATGAAATCGCTACTACGATGAAATCACTTCGAGAAACACTTGCTACCACAGCTCCTCCACCAATGCCACAGCTTACTGATCCACATGCAATTCTGTGGCAGAAACTAGAGGCAATCCCAATGACACCTGATCAAAGGGTTCTTGTTGGTGAGTATTTGTCTGACAAGGAGAATAAAGGTAAGCGTGGTTGGTTGTGCAATGCGAGTGATGCTACACTAAATGCTTGGGTGTTCAAGTTCTTATGTGAGAAAGATGGGCTTAACCTGTGA
- the LOC9269817 gene encoding salt stress-induced protein: MPALVKIGQWGGYGGSAQDITVTPIKLTGMTIRSGNAIDSISFSYSGIDGQEHVVGPWGGNGGHATTIMLGPTEHVIEVSGTHGKFGPVADVVTYLKIVTDITTYEFGVRSGTDFSVPLQGGAHVVGFFGRFGVLMDAIGIYTRP, encoded by the exons ATGCCGGCATTGGTGAAGATCGGGCAGTGGGGTGGATATGGAGGGTCAGCTCAGGACATCACTGTGACACCCATCAAACTCACCGGCATGACAATTCGTAGCGGAAATGCGATCGATTCCATAAGCTTCTCCTACAGTGGCATTGACGGACAGGAGCATGTCGTGGGCCCATGGGGTGGTAACGGTGGACACGCTACCACG ATCATGTTAGGCCCTACGGAGCATGTGATAGAAGTTTCTGGAACCCATGGCAAGTTTGGACCTGTAGCTGATGTTGTGACGTACCTTAAGATTGTCACCGACATTACAACATATGAGTTCGGTGTGCGTAGTGGAACAGACTTCAGTGTCCCGCTGCAGGGCGGTGCCCATGTTGTTGGTTTCTTTGGACGCTTTGGAGTGCTCATGGATGCGATTGGCATCTACACCCGCCCATGA
- the LOC4340550 gene encoding uncharacterized protein At3g28850 — protein sequence MRFPPPPPPISPLSNDRFFFLPFGGAGFARAPRPESSAAETQFFEPYFCSLVTFFSILLWRMGCKGSKHALHGGVPAAAAAAAERRMCSSRRSVAVRSAAVSFAAGVGDGVMLVKGGGGGGVGYTSATVGQEKRCRRAPPRTPTKTPLRAPEEINVWELMAGLDYDDEEEEEEEEVVVDGHGGERQVKSAPGSPAFDPDVLAAFRKAVEELPPESPPRDAAAAADDDDNKKGEIQKFPGVVRARIILFQKEIDAKLAKKAPPPPPPESARRVVVYLTSLRGIRQTYEDCCATASILRSYGVRVDERDLSLHAGYKDELRAALGDGAGGGGGVPGQGRPLPQVFVDGCHVGGAEDVRRMHESGELTGTLLKACDTAAAAVAAVGKGGRQLAPPSEPCGGCGGVRFVPCDACSGSCKVFVDDDEDGGAFRRCPECNENGLVRCPVC from the coding sequence ATGCGttttccaccaccaccaccaccgatcTCGCCGCTGTCCAACgatcgtttttttttcctcccgtTTGGTGGTGCCGGTTTCGCTCGCGCGCCTCGTCCCGAGTCGTCTGCTGCAGAAACACAGTTTTTTGAGCCGTATTTTTGCTCTCTTGTTACgtttttttccattttgttgTGGCGGATGGGGTGCAAGGGGTCGAAGCACGCGCTGCACGGAggggtgccggcggcggcggcggcggcggcggagaggcggatgTGCTCCTCGCGGCGATCCGTCGCGGTGAGGTCGGCGGCggtctccttcgccgccggcgtcggggaCGGGGTGATGTTGGTgaagggcggtggtggtggtggtgtggggTATACGTCGGCGACGGTGGGGCAGGAGAAGAGGTGcaggcgggcgccgccgcggacgccgaCCAAGACGCCGCTGCGTGCGCCCGAGGAGATTAATGTGTGGGAGCTCATGGCTGGGCTCGAttacgacgacgaggaggaggaggaggaggaggaggtggtggtggatggCCATGGCGGGGAGCGGCAAGTGAAGTCGGCGCCCGGATCGCCGGCGTTCGATCCCGACGTCCTGGCGGCCTTCAGGAAGGCGGTCGAGGAGCTGCCGCCGGAGTCACCTCCTcgggatgccgccgccgccgccgacgacgacgacaacaagAAGGGTGAAATCCAGAAGTTCCCCGGCGTGGTGCGCGCGCGGATCATCTTGTTCCAGAAAGAGATCGACGCGAAGCTGGCCAagaaggcgccgccgccgccgccgccggagagcgCGCGGCGGGTCGTGGTGTACCTCACCAGCCTCCGCGGCATCCGCCAGACGTACGAGGACTGCTGCGCCACGGCCTCCATCCTCCGCAGCTACGGCGTGCGCGTCGACGAGCGCGACCTGTCGCTGCACGCCGGCTACAAGGACGAGCTCCGTGCCgcgctcggcgacggcgccggcggaggcggcggcgtgcccgGGCAAGGCAGGCCGCTCCCGCAGGTGTTCGTCGACGGCTGCCACGTGGGCGGCGCCGAGGACGTCCGCCGCATGCACGAGTCCGGGGAGCTGACGGGCACCCTCCTCAAGGCctgcgacacggcggcggccgccgtcgccgccgtgggcaAGGGAGGGCGCcagctcgcgccgccgtcggagccgtgcggcggctgcggcggggtGCGGTTCGTGCCGTGCGACGCGTGCTCCGGCAGCTGCAAGGTgttcgtcgacgacgacgaggacggcggcgcgttCAGGAGGTGCCCCGAGTGCAACGAGAACGGGCTAGTGAGATGCCCCGTCTGCTAG